Proteins encoded within one genomic window of Pongo pygmaeus isolate AG05252 chromosome 4, NHGRI_mPonPyg2-v2.0_pri, whole genome shotgun sequence:
- the DRD1 gene encoding D(1A) dopamine receptor, with translation MRTLNTSAMDGTGLVVERDFSVRILTACFLSLLILSTLLGNTLVCAAVIRFRHLRSKVTNFFVISLAVSDLLVAVLVMPWKAVAEIAGFWPFGSFCNIWVAFDIMCSTASILNLCVISVDRYWAISSPFRYERKMTPKAAFILISVAWTLSVLISFIPVQLSWHKAKPTSPSDGNATSLAETIDNCDSSLSRTYAISSSVISFYIPVAIMIVTYTRIYRIAQKQIRRIAALERAAVHAKNCQTTTGNGKPVECSQPESSFKMSFKRETKVLKTLSVIMGVFVCCWLPFFILNCILPFCGSGETQPFCIDSITFDVFVWFGWANSSLNPIIYAFNADFRKAFSTLLGCYRLCPVTNNAIETVSINNNGAAMFSSHHEPRGSISKECNLVYLIPHAVGSSEDLKKEDAAGIARPLEKLSPALSVILDYDTDVSLEKIQPITQNGQHPT, from the coding sequence ATGAGGACTCTGAACACCTCTGCCATGGATGGGACTGGGCTGGTGGTAGAGAGGGACTTCTCTGTTCGTATCCTCACTGCCTGTTTCCTGTCGCTGCTCATCCTGTCCACGCTCCTGGGGAACACGCTGGTCTGTGCTGCGGTTATCAGGTTCCGACACCTGCGGTCCAAGGTGACCAACTTCTTTGTCATCTCCTTGGCTGTGTCAGATCTCTTGGTGGCCGTCTTGGTCATGCCCTGGAAAGCAGTGGCTGAGATTGCTGGCTTCTGGCCCTTTGGGTCCTTCTGTAACATCTGGGTGGCCTTTGACATCATGTGCTCCACCGCATCCATCCTCAACCTCTGTGTGATCAGCGTGGACAGGTATTGGGCTATCTCCAGCCCTTTCCGGTATGAGAGAAAGATGACCCCCAAGGCAGCCTTCATCCTGATCAGTGTGGCATGGACCTTGTCTGTACTCATCTCCTTCATCCCAGTGCAGCTCAGCTGGCACAAGGCAAAACCCACAAGCCCCTCTGATGGAAATGCCACTTCCTTGGCTGAGACCATAGACAACTGTGACTCCAGCCTCAGCAGGACATATGCCATCTCATCCTCTGTAATAAGCTTTTACATCCCTGTGGCCATCATGATTGTCACCTACACCAGGATCTACAGGATTGCTCAGAAACAAATACGGCGCATTGCAGCCTTGGAGAGGGCAGCAGTCCATGCCAAGAATTGCCAGACCACCACAGGTAATGGAAAGCCTGTCGAATGTTCTCAACCGGAAAGTTCTTTTAAGATGTCCTTCAAAAGAGAAACTAAAGTCCTGAAGACTCTGTCGGTGATcatgggtgtgtttgtgtgctgTTGGCTACCTTTCTTCATCTTGAACTGCATTTTGCCCTTCTGTGGGTCTGGGGAGACGCAGCCCTTCTGCATTGATTCCATCACCTTTGATGTGTTTGTGTGGTTTGGGTGGGCTAATTCATCCTTGAACCCCATCATTTATGCCTTTAATGCTGATTTTCGGAAGGCATTTTCAACCCTCTTAGGATGCTACAGACTTTGCCCTGTGACGAATAATGCCATAGAGACGGTGAGTATCAATAACAATGGGGCTGCGATGTTTTCCAGCCATCACGAGCCACGAGGCTCCATCTCCAAGGAGTGCAATCTGGTTTACCTGATCCCACATGCTGTGGGCTCCTCTGAGGACCTGAAAAAGGAGGATGCAGCTGGCATCGCCAGACCCTTGGAGAAGCTGTCCCCAGCCCTATCGGTCATATTGGACTATGACACTGACGTCTCTCTGGAGAAGATCCAACCCATCACACAAAACGGACAGCACCCAACCTGA